The sequence below is a genomic window from Methylocystis sp. IM3.
GGTCAGCCGGGAAGGCCGCGCCCCAAGGGCGTGCGCAAATTCATGGTGGAGTTTCTGGGGGAACCGCTCGCCAAGCTGCCCTTCGGCGTGAAACCCGAGCCAGTGCTCTGGGCCTCTCGCGGCAGCTTCTCATATATTTTCACCGAGGCCGTCTTCGATGGCGTGCCGGGACATTGGCGCGCCCAGTTCGACCTCACCGTCGACGGCAAGGAGCCTGTGGAAATGCGGCTCTATCTCAAGAACGGCGACACGATCCTGTCCGAGAACTGGCTCTACCAGTATCATCCGTTCTGACCGCGCCGCCCGAGGCCCTAGCCGAGCCTCATCTGGTAGGAGCCGTCGCGCGCCATGGTAAGAAGCTGCGCCGCCGAGTCTCGCCAGCTCATCGGCGCGACAGTCGTAGGGTGCGGGCGCGCAATCAGCGCCTCCCGCATCCGCGCGGCGAGCGCGTCGCTGTCCAGAAGCGGGAAATAGGTCGCGGTTTCCCCCGCCGCCTCCCGGAACACGGGAATATCCGTCGCAATGACCGGCGTTCCGGAGCGCGCCGCTTCGACGATTGGGAGGCCGAAGCCTTCGGCCACCGAGGCGAGCGCCAGCGCGCGCGCATGGCGATAGAGCAACGCCAAATCGGCGTCCCCGGCATTGGCGAGCCAGAACAGCCTCTTGCCAAATTCCGGATGCCGCGACAGGCGACGCTCGAAATGTCGCATCCCCCAGCCCTTGCCGCCCACGATCACATAGGCGGCGTCGAGACCCTCGGCCCAGAGCTTTTCCATGGCGTCCAGAACGATGGGATGGCCCTTGCGCGGCTCGATGGTGCCGACGCTCAGGAAGTAGGGTCGGCCATGGGCGATCCGCTGCGCCTGCGCGGAAGCTTCGCCCGTTCCCGAGCCCGAAAAATCATCGCCCAGCCGCCACCAGCCAATCGGGAAGCCCTCCTTCCCCTGCCCGCTCGCGACGAGATAGTCGCGCAGGCTCTCAGCGGTGGCGCGGGAATTGGCGATGACGCCGTCGCTCGTCAGAACCACCTTCGGCATCCATTCCTGAAACCGCTGGGCAATGGGAGGGCTGAAAGCGGCAGGGTAGAGGATCGGCAGAATGTCGTGGAGGCACAGGATCGTGGCGCCTCCCTTGGCCTTCACCTCCTCGATGATCGGAGGATATTCGTAGAGATGGTTCCAGCTCGCGTCGAGCATGATGAACATATCGCCCGCCTCGATGGCGATCGTCTCCGCGACGCCCGGATTGCTGTAATAGAGATGCAAGGCGCCCTCGTGGATCGCCACCGGGATGCAAAGACCCATCTCCCAGCCATGACGCGCGATTTCGCGCACGACGCGCTGAATGCCGGTGTTCTTGCCGGACCGCAACGCACTCGTCATGTCGAAAAGCAGGCG
It includes:
- a CDS encoding glycosyltransferase family 4 protein; translation: MAENHSAQDNGDVIRAYLDRLAAREAAALETKGLEKFVRLKAQELYWTVSRLLRTLRVKLFPSSVARGGPPKWARVASQAVPDVFTKRPRLLFDMTSALRSGKNTGIQRVVREIARHGWEMGLCIPVAIHEGALHLYYSNPGVAETIAIEAGDMFIMLDASWNHLYEYPPIIEEVKAKGGATILCLHDILPILYPAAFSPPIAQRFQEWMPKVVLTSDGVIANSRATAESLRDYLVASGQGKEGFPIGWWRLGDDFSGSGTGEASAQAQRIAHGRPYFLSVGTIEPRKGHPIVLDAMEKLWAEGLDAAYVIVGGKGWGMRHFERRLSRHPEFGKRLFWLANAGDADLALLYRHARALALASVAEGFGLPIVEAARSGTPVIATDIPVFREAAGETATYFPLLDSDALAARMREALIARPHPTTVAPMSWRDSAAQLLTMARDGSYQMRLG